Proteins encoded by one window of Verrucomicrobiia bacterium:
- a CDS encoding ATP phosphoribosyltransferase regulatory subunit, which translates to MQSLPGFRDFYPAPVPIKDAWSADLRHHILDSWRATARRYGFREYDGPPLEPTELYTLKSGAEILQQLFHFEDKGGRAVALRPEMTPTLARMVALGERHYKKPIKWFAIPQLFRYEKQQRGRLREHFQFNADLFGESDPAADAEIIALLIDSLRDLRLGPDDFVVRLSSRLAWQRFFEREGGQPDRAYDFYQAVDKLERDPPEVADAQLQAVGTSLERVRQFIADAEPDEALDAIRSNLAARGLADFARIDYGVIRGLAYYTGVVFEAFDCKGQFRAIAGGGRYDQLVGLVSGGKVNLPGLGFGMGDVVLAELLKARNLLPEFRAGLDSFVLIEDEALRPESLRLVQDLRQAGRPTDYPLTPTKPDKQFKRAQELGVARTLRLERQPDGSLVVRVRDLATRTDRLEPLDSFRSARSDG; encoded by the coding sequence ATGCAATCCCTACCCGGATTCCGAGACTTCTATCCTGCCCCCGTTCCCATCAAGGACGCCTGGAGCGCCGACCTGCGCCACCACATCCTCGACTCCTGGCGTGCCACCGCCCGCCGCTACGGATTCCGGGAATACGACGGTCCACCCCTCGAACCGACCGAGCTCTACACCCTCAAGAGCGGCGCCGAGATCCTCCAGCAACTGTTCCACTTCGAAGACAAGGGCGGACGCGCGGTGGCGCTGCGGCCCGAAATGACCCCGACCCTCGCCCGCATGGTCGCCCTCGGGGAACGGCACTACAAGAAGCCCATCAAGTGGTTCGCCATCCCCCAGCTCTTCCGCTACGAGAAACAGCAGCGCGGACGCCTGCGCGAACACTTCCAGTTCAATGCCGATCTCTTCGGCGAATCCGACCCCGCCGCCGATGCCGAGATCATCGCCCTGCTCATCGATTCCCTGCGCGATCTCCGCCTCGGCCCCGACGACTTCGTCGTCCGCCTCAGCAGCCGGCTCGCCTGGCAACGCTTCTTCGAGCGCGAAGGCGGCCAGCCCGACCGCGCCTACGACTTCTACCAGGCCGTCGATAAACTCGAACGCGATCCTCCCGAAGTCGCCGATGCCCAGCTCCAGGCCGTCGGCACCTCGCTCGAACGGGTCCGGCAGTTCATCGCCGATGCCGAACCCGACGAGGCCCTCGACGCCATCCGCAGCAACCTCGCCGCCCGCGGCCTCGCAGACTTCGCGCGCATCGACTACGGCGTCATCCGCGGTCTGGCCTATTACACCGGCGTCGTCTTCGAAGCCTTCGATTGCAAGGGACAATTCCGCGCCATCGCCGGCGGCGGCCGTTACGATCAGCTCGTCGGCCTCGTCAGCGGTGGCAAGGTCAACCTCCCCGGCCTCGGCTTCGGCATGGGCGATGTCGTCCTCGCCGAACTCCTCAAAGCCCGGAACCTCCTCCCCGAGTTCCGCGCCGGCCTCGACAGCTTCGTCCTCATCGAGGATGAGGCACTCCGGCCCGAGTCCCTCCGTCTGGTCCAGGATCTGCGGCAGGCCGGCCGCCCCACGGACTATCCGCTGACACCCACCAAGCCCGACAAACAGTTCAAGCGGGCCCAGGAACTGGGGGTCGCACGCACCCTCCGCCTCGAACGGCAGCCCGACGGTTCCCTCGTTGTCCGCGTCCGGGACCTCGCCACCCGCACCGACCGCCTCGAACCCCTCGACTCGTTCCGCAGCGCGCGATCCGACGGATGA
- a CDS encoding integration host factor subunit beta yields MTKRDIVVAISSETGLVQQDVAKVVQRTLELIRHAVSEGRTVELRNFGVFEVKVRKARIGRNPNAPEKDVRIPPRSVVKFKPGKEMRDEVLKLSPESAAAANAAPTPNPALPPPE; encoded by the coding sequence ATGACCAAACGCGACATCGTGGTCGCCATCAGTAGCGAAACCGGCTTGGTTCAACAGGATGTGGCCAAGGTTGTTCAACGTACCCTCGAATTGATCCGCCATGCGGTCAGCGAAGGCCGCACCGTCGAACTGCGGAACTTCGGCGTCTTCGAGGTCAAGGTCCGCAAGGCCCGGATCGGACGCAATCCCAATGCCCCCGAGAAGGATGTGCGCATCCCTCCCCGCTCGGTGGTCAAGTTCAAGCCCGGCAAGGAAATGCGGGACGAGGTCCTCAAGCTCTCACCTGAGTCCGCGGCCGCCGCCAATGCCGCACCCACACCGAACCCCGCCCTGCCTCCGCCCGAGTAA
- a CDS encoding HEAT repeat domain-containing protein: protein MGHLRSDRTLLICLALGVLVVSGVAAERLRRGAAAPFGKPLGYWLEQWDKPSGQRDSRALEALVAVPQKAVPALARRVSARPGGWRERLVRLATAFPQSGLRVRDADTLRRGAAEALGAMGPLAEPAAGALVGGLGRARHAGTVEAIHGVLLRLGPPAAEALLIGLSHADPVARRRALRTLEGLVTGDPAVRNSDLPMVEAVVRRLGDDDPETVRLATGVIRVLARRAEVALPGLLANAGHPSPSIRSATAAAIGALASDAGRSVPALMGLLEDADDRVRVAAAGALGRFGADAAPAVTVLATLCGSNVESSLGLAVANCLGRIGVLAVEAVPGLAEVREGASPLLRGSRMAALGRIGGRPDVAVPALANAMRDEDAYVRRNAVWALAAFGEEAAPAVAALIEALQDPVESIRVGAVEALGAIGPAAAVAVPHLHVARRNNPSVMNRPALAAIAQISGAVASVSLPAGGEDGTPAR, encoded by the coding sequence ATGGGTCATCTTCGATCCGATCGGACCCTGCTCATCTGCCTCGCCCTCGGCGTGTTAGTGGTGTCGGGCGTGGCCGCGGAACGGCTGAGACGCGGGGCGGCGGCGCCGTTTGGGAAGCCCCTGGGATACTGGCTGGAACAGTGGGACAAGCCGTCCGGGCAACGCGATTCAAGGGCCCTGGAGGCACTCGTCGCCGTCCCGCAGAAGGCGGTGCCGGCACTGGCCCGACGGGTGTCGGCCCGTCCGGGGGGCTGGCGTGAACGTCTGGTCCGGCTGGCAACCGCGTTTCCTCAGTCGGGACTGCGGGTTCGCGACGCGGACACCCTGCGCCGGGGAGCGGCCGAGGCGTTGGGCGCGATGGGTCCACTGGCGGAACCGGCGGCAGGGGCATTGGTTGGGGGACTGGGCAGAGCCAGGCATGCGGGCACGGTCGAGGCGATTCACGGCGTCCTGTTGCGTCTGGGTCCCCCGGCGGCGGAAGCGTTGCTGATCGGGTTGAGCCATGCGGATCCGGTCGCGCGACGCCGTGCCTTGCGAACCCTGGAGGGTTTGGTGACCGGCGATCCTGCGGTGCGGAACTCGGATCTGCCGATGGTGGAAGCGGTGGTTCGCAGGCTGGGAGACGACGATCCGGAGACCGTCCGGCTGGCCACGGGAGTGATCCGGGTCCTGGCACGACGCGCCGAGGTGGCCCTGCCCGGGTTGCTGGCCAATGCGGGGCATCCCTCGCCATCGATTCGGAGCGCAACGGCAGCGGCGATCGGAGCGTTGGCCAGCGACGCCGGGAGGAGCGTCCCGGCCCTGATGGGCCTGCTCGAGGATGCGGACGACCGGGTGCGGGTGGCGGCAGCGGGGGCACTGGGGCGGTTCGGTGCAGACGCGGCACCGGCGGTGACCGTGTTGGCGACGTTGTGCGGGAGCAACGTTGAATCGTCCCTTGGCCTGGCGGTGGCGAATTGTCTGGGTCGTATCGGGGTTCTGGCGGTCGAGGCGGTTCCTGGGCTGGCGGAGGTCCGGGAAGGAGCTTCGCCGTTGTTGCGCGGGAGCCGGATGGCGGCGTTGGGAAGGATTGGCGGGCGGCCGGACGTGGCGGTCCCGGCTCTGGCGAACGCCATGCGCGACGAGGATGCCTATGTGCGGCGCAACGCGGTGTGGGCCCTGGCCGCCTTCGGGGAAGAGGCGGCGCCTGCCGTGGCGGCGTTGATCGAGGCGCTGCAGGACCCGGTGGAGTCGATCCGGGTCGGGGCCGTGGAGGCCCTGGGAGCGATCGGTCCTGCCGCGGCGGTGGCAGTTCCGCATCTCCATGTGGCGCGCCGCAACAATCCATCGGTCATGAACCGCCCCGCACTGGCCGCCATCGCCCAAATATCGGGGGCCGTGGCGTCCGTGTCCTTGCCCGCAGGCGGGGAGGACGGTACACCGGCGAGGTGA
- a CDS encoding quinone-dependent dihydroorotate dehydrogenase, which translates to MSWIYRSVVRPCLFRQESEGIHDRTLRLLGMVARSGLARGLLRAVHGAPGLPVDVFGLSFPNPVGLAAGMDKSAQAVPVWECLGFGHCELGGVTRHGQPGNERPRMFRVVPDEALINRMGFNNPGADALAARLGGWRDGGRWPRHPVGINLGKSKITPLEEAAADYRYSFERLRGLADFFVVNVSSPNTPNLRQLQDRAALEEILAALREAQENTPGPSRPILVKVAPDLSFEALDEVLDLALSVSLAGVVATNTTVGRPAHPTPGTERLYAETGGLSGRPLAQRSTEVIRHLYRQSRGALPIVGVGGIFSAEDAWEKITAGASLVQVYTGMVYRGPGIARAIVRGLRQRMATLGLKELREAVGLGTALA; encoded by the coding sequence GTGAGTTGGATTTACCGGTCGGTGGTACGGCCCTGTCTGTTTCGGCAGGAGTCGGAGGGAATTCACGACCGGACGCTCCGGCTGCTGGGAATGGTGGCGCGGAGCGGACTGGCGCGGGGCCTGTTGCGGGCGGTCCACGGGGCCCCGGGACTGCCGGTGGACGTCTTCGGCCTCTCGTTTCCGAATCCGGTGGGATTGGCGGCGGGGATGGACAAATCAGCCCAGGCGGTGCCGGTCTGGGAGTGCCTGGGGTTTGGACATTGTGAACTGGGGGGCGTGACGCGGCACGGGCAGCCGGGGAACGAGCGACCGCGGATGTTCCGGGTGGTGCCGGACGAGGCCCTGATCAACCGGATGGGATTCAACAATCCGGGGGCCGATGCGCTGGCGGCGCGCCTGGGCGGGTGGCGGGACGGGGGACGCTGGCCGCGGCACCCGGTGGGCATCAACCTGGGGAAGTCGAAGATCACCCCGCTGGAAGAGGCGGCTGCCGACTACCGGTATTCCTTCGAGCGGCTGCGGGGTCTGGCGGACTTCTTCGTGGTGAACGTGAGTTCCCCCAACACCCCCAACCTGCGTCAGCTCCAGGACCGCGCGGCCCTGGAAGAGATCCTGGCGGCGTTGCGCGAGGCCCAGGAGAACACCCCGGGACCGTCGCGGCCGATCCTGGTGAAGGTGGCGCCGGATCTGAGTTTCGAGGCGCTGGACGAGGTGCTCGACCTGGCGCTGTCGGTTTCCCTGGCGGGGGTGGTGGCCACCAACACCACGGTGGGGCGACCGGCGCACCCGACGCCAGGCACCGAGCGGCTGTACGCGGAGACGGGCGGGTTGAGCGGTCGCCCACTGGCGCAACGGAGCACGGAGGTGATCCGGCACCTCTACCGCCAGAGCCGCGGGGCCCTGCCGATCGTGGGGGTGGGCGGGATCTTCAGCGCCGAGGACGCCTGGGAGAAGATCACTGCGGGGGCGTCCCTGGTGCAGGTGTACACCGGAATGGTGTATCGCGGTCCGGGGATCGCCCGGGCGATCGTCCGGGGATTGCGGCAACGCATGGCGACCCTGGGCTTGAAGGAACTCCGGGAGGCGGTGGGGTTGGGAACGGCGCTCGCGTGA
- a CDS encoding VWA domain-containing protein, translating to MTVRFTDPGWLWLLPFALAWVLWLARTSRAGLEPAPARLATVLRALVVVALVTALAGLQWLRPVEGMNVLFLLDRSDSMAPAIQAGARDWMVRAASTKPVGDRAGLIVFGSEAALEVTPTTEFAVDTLTAVVPTTRTDIGAALRLATAAFPETGQRRAVLIGDGHENRGHALDAALAAGAAGVRIDVLPLAGEPRPDAWISRLHTPTQVRRGQTFEILAFIQSDAGGPATVTIHRDGHRLGAQELDLEPGKNLVTFSQTLPGSGFHRYEVALDAPFDEVPGNNRAEGFVQIRGLPRILLLSSDPTVDRPLIETIGSEEVEMVVAGRSDFPESLAELQAFDAVVLGNVFAPDWPRELWVWLEQAVRDLGVGVVCIGGDQSYGAGGYRGTPLQALLPVEVELANRQTLPSGALALVLDQSGSMRGDKLEMAKAAAIAAVNLLGPRDQVAVIAFDGETYTVVDLQPVGARRTPILDAIERLQSGGGTDMYPALRQAFELLSPVHAGLKHCLVLTDGHSQPAEFEALAREMASERITLSTVGLGDEVDSVLLETLAELGGGRFYAVSSPADLPRIYLQETALVLRTAVSEEPFEPQQSLLTEPVRGLDGFPMLLGHVVTEPKARAETPLATPGGDPLLAHWQYGLGRVAAFTSDSRDRWAAAWLAWEHYGTFWRQVVHWALRRIDSADLLAEILLDGGRGRILADALAADGSYRDFLDVDAVVIHPDGRSEPVGLRQTAPGRYEGEFDAHLPGAYLARVQERESGVPRASTLLGASLRPDIERPLAEPNLPLLTRIAEETGGRVLDPAADPRPFLDGRQRTRQPVDLWPLLLQAVIGLFLVDVAVRRVRWEPSLWRDGLGRLRSRLPSRASTAPSAPSQPRLATLLARRDAERQALPRPESVPVQVPIEGAATSSSAAPVASDTPPVTAARGVSEATTQRLLAAKRRARERAP from the coding sequence ATGACCGTGCGCTTCACCGACCCCGGCTGGCTGTGGCTGCTGCCATTCGCGCTGGCCTGGGTGCTGTGGCTGGCCCGCACGTCCCGCGCCGGGCTCGAACCCGCCCCCGCCCGGCTGGCCACCGTCCTGCGCGCCCTCGTCGTCGTCGCCCTGGTCACCGCCCTCGCCGGACTCCAGTGGCTTCGCCCGGTCGAAGGCATGAATGTGCTCTTCCTGCTCGACCGCTCCGACAGTATGGCCCCGGCGATCCAGGCCGGGGCGCGGGACTGGATGGTGCGGGCGGCCAGCACCAAGCCTGTGGGAGACCGGGCGGGTCTGATTGTGTTTGGAAGCGAGGCTGCGCTCGAAGTGACACCGACCACGGAGTTCGCCGTGGACACCCTGACTGCGGTGGTGCCGACGACGCGGACCGACATTGGGGCTGCGTTGCGGCTGGCGACGGCCGCCTTTCCGGAAACCGGCCAACGCCGTGCGGTCCTGATCGGGGATGGGCACGAGAACCGGGGTCATGCCCTCGACGCGGCGCTGGCCGCCGGGGCGGCCGGTGTTCGCATCGATGTGCTGCCCCTGGCAGGCGAGCCCCGGCCGGACGCCTGGATTTCGCGGCTTCACACGCCGACGCAGGTGCGTCGGGGACAGACCTTCGAGATTCTGGCCTTCATCCAGTCCGATGCCGGCGGGCCGGCCACGGTGACGATCCATCGCGACGGGCATCGGCTGGGGGCGCAGGAACTCGACCTCGAGCCGGGCAAGAACCTGGTGACCTTTTCGCAGACGTTGCCCGGGAGCGGGTTTCACCGCTACGAGGTGGCGCTGGACGCCCCGTTCGATGAAGTGCCCGGCAACAACCGCGCCGAGGGGTTCGTCCAGATTCGCGGACTGCCCAGGATCCTGCTGCTCAGCTCCGACCCCACTGTCGATCGTCCCCTGATCGAGACGATCGGGTCGGAGGAGGTGGAGATGGTCGTCGCCGGCCGATCGGACTTCCCGGAATCCCTCGCCGAGCTGCAGGCATTCGATGCGGTGGTGCTGGGGAACGTCTTCGCGCCGGACTGGCCGCGGGAGCTTTGGGTCTGGCTCGAACAGGCGGTTCGGGATCTTGGGGTGGGTGTGGTGTGCATCGGAGGTGACCAGAGCTACGGGGCCGGGGGATACCGGGGAACGCCCTTGCAGGCCCTGCTTCCGGTGGAGGTCGAACTCGCCAACCGCCAGACCCTTCCCTCCGGGGCCCTCGCCCTGGTTCTTGACCAGTCCGGCAGCATGCGCGGCGACAAGCTCGAGATGGCCAAGGCGGCCGCCATCGCCGCCGTGAATCTCCTGGGGCCACGCGACCAGGTGGCGGTCATCGCCTTCGATGGCGAGACCTACACCGTGGTGGACCTGCAGCCCGTCGGGGCCCGCCGAACGCCGATCCTCGACGCCATCGAACGCCTTCAATCCGGGGGTGGAACGGACATGTATCCCGCCTTGCGCCAGGCCTTCGAACTTCTCAGCCCGGTACACGCCGGGCTCAAGCACTGTCTCGTTCTCACCGACGGACACTCGCAGCCCGCCGAGTTCGAGGCGTTGGCGCGGGAGATGGCGTCCGAACGGATCACCCTCTCGACCGTGGGATTGGGCGATGAGGTGGACAGCGTCCTGCTGGAAACGCTGGCCGAACTGGGCGGCGGCCGGTTTTATGCCGTGTCCTCCCCCGCCGACCTCCCCCGGATTTATCTCCAGGAGACGGCGCTGGTCCTTCGCACCGCCGTCAGCGAGGAACCCTTCGAGCCCCAACAATCCCTCCTCACCGAACCGGTCCGCGGTCTCGATGGGTTTCCGATGCTCCTCGGCCATGTGGTGACCGAACCGAAGGCTCGCGCCGAGACGCCGCTGGCGACCCCGGGGGGTGATCCGTTGCTGGCTCACTGGCAGTACGGACTCGGTCGTGTGGCGGCGTTCACCTCGGACTCGAGGGACCGATGGGCGGCAGCCTGGCTGGCCTGGGAGCATTACGGCACCTTCTGGCGCCAGGTCGTGCACTGGGCGTTGCGCCGCATCGACAGCGCCGATCTCCTGGCGGAGATCCTGCTCGACGGGGGACGAGGACGCATTCTTGCCGACGCCCTGGCGGCGGACGGTTCCTATCGCGATTTCCTGGACGTGGATGCCGTCGTGATCCACCCGGACGGCCGGTCGGAACCGGTGGGCCTGCGGCAGACGGCTCCCGGCCGTTACGAGGGCGAATTCGACGCCCATCTTCCAGGCGCCTACCTGGCCCGGGTTCAGGAACGGGAAAGCGGTGTGCCCCGCGCCAGCACCCTCCTGGGTGCCAGTCTGCGACCCGACATCGAGCGTCCCCTGGCGGAACCCAATCTTCCCCTCCTAACCCGCATCGCCGAAGAGACAGGCGGGCGGGTGCTGGATCCCGCGGCGGATCCCCGACCGTTTCTGGATGGGCGTCAACGCACCCGCCAACCGGTGGATCTCTGGCCGCTTCTCCTCCAGGCGGTCATCGGCCTGTTCCTGGTGGATGTGGCGGTGCGCCGGGTTCGATGGGAGCCCAGCCTTTGGCGCGATGGGCTGGGTCGGCTCCGATCGCGGCTGCCCTCCCGGGCATCCACCGCCCCTTCGGCCCCCTCCCAGCCCCGCCTGGCCACACTGCTTGCCCGCCGGGACGCCGAACGCCAGGCGCTGCCGCGGCCGGAATCGGTTCCGGTCCAGGTGCCGATCGAGGGGGCGGCAACGTCCTCCTCCGCGGCGCCCGTGGCGTCCGACACGCCGCCGGTCACGGCAGCCCGGGGCGTATCCGAGGCCACCACCCAGCGTCTGCTGGCCGCCAAGCGTCGGGCCCGCGAACGGGCGCCGTGA